CCGCGCGGCCTGTCCAGCAGTGCGATCGAGGGAACACCGAGGGAGGACCTCATCGGCCAACTCGCTGACGACGCGCACCGCCTGATCAACGCCGTCACCAGCGAACCCGCGCACGTCTTCGCCAGCAGCGGCGGCTCCATGGTCGCGATGGAACTGCTCCAACGGCACCCCGGGCAGATCCGCGGCCTGATCATGCACGAACCGCCGATGACCTCACTGCTGCCCGACCAGGAGGCCGAAGCCCGCCGCACCGCCGCGATGGACGAGGCCTACCGCACCGGCGGCGCCTTCGCCGCCATCGCCGTGTTCCTCGAAGGCACCGGCCTCGGCGACCCGGCCGGACAACCCGAGGAACCCAGCCCCGAGATGCGCGAGCACATGGCCGCGATGAAGCCCAACCTCGACTTCTTCTTCCAGCACCTGATGCACGCCACCGGCGACTACCGCCCCGACTACGACCGCCTGCGCGAACTGACCGACCGGATCACCATCGCCGTCGGCGAAGACTCCGGCGACCAGCTCGCCCACCGCGCCGCCGTCGCACTCGCCGACCGCCTCGGCCTCACCCCGGTCCCATACCCCGGCCACCACGGCGGCTTCGACGAACACCCCGCGGCCGCCGCCGAACTCACCCGCAAGATCCTCAGCCAGAGCTGACCGGAGGCCCGTACCGGCTCGACAGCTCCGCCCCGATCCTGGCCAGCTCCGCCCGCACCGGTTCCGACTCGACCACCTCCAGCTGCCCGCCCCACCCGGCCAGCTGCTGGGCGATCATCACCGGCGCGGGCGCGGCCAGCCGGACCCGCAACCGCCCATCCTCGGCCTCACCCTCCACCTGGCAATGCCTGCCGAAGTGCGACCGCAGCACAAACACGAACCGCGCGTCGACCAGCACCGTCGCCGACACCAGCGCCCGCTTGCGCTCCACCTCGTCGACCACCCGCCGCCACGCCTCGGCCAGCTCGAAATCCGCCGGCCGCGCGGCCGCCTCCTCGGTCACCACCGCCTCGACCACCCGGTCCAGCCGGAACGTCCGCTGCCCGGCCTCCGTCCCGGCGATCAGGTACCAGAGGTCGTCCTTGTCGACCAGCCCCCACGGCTCCACCAGCCGTTCCGACCGCTCCCGGCCACGCCCCTGGTAGACCAGCCGCACCTTCCGCCGCCGCACCGTCGCCTCCTGCAGCACGTCCACCAGCTCCGGCCGCTCCCGATCCGCCTCACCCCAGCGCGACGAATCCACCACCACCGCGCTCGCCGCGACCTCCGCCTCCGCCCGGAACGTGTCCGGCAACGCCCGCACCAGCTTCCGCAACGCCGACCGCACCTCCGCCGACACCGCCGCCCCCGGACCGGCCAGCAGGAACAACGCCCGCGCCTCAGCCGAAGTCAGCCCGCTCAGATCCGTCCGCGCCCCGCCAACCAGCGACCAGCCCCCACCCCGGCCCGGCTGCGGATACACCGGCACCCCCGCCGCCGACAACGCCTCCAGATCACGCCGCGCCGTGGCCACCGACACCTCCAGCTCCGCGGCCAGCTCACCCGCGGTCACCCGGCCCCGCGACTGCATCAGCAACAGGGTGGCCACGAGGCGATCGGCGCGCATGAACCAAGTCTGGCAAACAAAGTGCTCATGAGGTGAGCACTTTGACCGGAAGACTCATCCCAACACCGACCGGAAGGACCCGAAATGCTCCGCGGACTCACCACCACCACCTTCTACGCCGAGGACATGGACGCCGCCAAAGCCTGGTACACCGAACTGCTCGGCATCGAGCCCTACTTCGACCGCATGCCCGGCTACCTCGAGTTCCGCGTCGGCGACTACCAGCACGAACTCGGCATCCTCAACGCCGCCTACGCCCCGCCCGGCGCCCGCCAGTCCCAGCCGGGCGGCGCCATCATCCACTGGCACGTCGACGACATCCAGGCCGCCTTCGACCGCCTGCTCGCCCTCGGCGCCAAGGAATTCGACCCGATCACCGAACGCGGCCCCGGCTTTGTCACCGCCGCGGTCACCGACCCCTTCGGCAACGTGCTCGGCATCATGTTCAACCAGCACTACCTCGACATCCTGGGGGAGAAGTGACCACCGTCCACGCCACCAGCCCCACCCAATGGCGCGCCTGGCTCGCGGACCACTGCGACACCGCCACCGAAGCCCGGCTCGTCCTCCAGCGCGGCACCACCACCCTGACCCACGAACAGGCCGTCGAAGAAGCACTCTGCTTCGGCTGGATCGACAGCAAATCCGTCAAACGCGACGACCACAGCCGCTACCAGCGATTCAGCCCGCGCAACCCGAAAAGCGCCTGGAGCCGCATCAACCGCGAACGCGCCGAACGCCTCATCGAACAGGGGAGGATGACCCACCACGGCCAGGCCCTCATCGACCTCGCCAAGCGCACCGGCACCTGGACCCTGCTCGCCGACGCCGACAACGGCATCATTCCCGGCGACCTCCGCGCCCGCTTCGACCACCACCCCCGCGCGTTCGCCAACTACCAGGCCTTCCCACCTTCGTCCCAGCGCCGCATCCTCGCCTGGATCCTCACCGCCAAACGGCCCGAAACCCGGCAACAGCGCATCGACCGGACCGTCGAACTCGCCGCTGCAAATATTCGCGCGAACCACCCGTGACCCAGCGTGTAGCGTCGGCCCATCGTGCACACCGTGATCACCGAACTCCGGCAGGCGGGCTGCGTCTTCGCCGAGGACGAAGCCCGCCTGCTCACCGAAGCCGCCCGCACCCCGGCCGAACTCGACGACCTCGTCGCCCGCCGCGTCGCCGGCCTGCCACTGGAACACCTGCTCGGCTGGGCCGAATTCCACGGCCACCGCATCACCGTCGACCCCGGCATCTTCGTTCCCCGCCGCCGCACCGAATTCCTCGTCGACCAGGCCGCCGCCATCGGCGGGCGCGTCGTGCTCGACCTCTGCTGCGGCACCGGCGCGGTCGGCGTCGCACTGGCCGCCGAACTGGGGGAGACCGAGCTGTACGCCGCCGACCTCGACCCCGCCGCCGTGCGCTGCGCCCGCCGCAACGTCGAACCGGCCGGGGGAGAGGTCTTCGAAGGCGACCTGTTCACCCCACTGCCGGCACACCTGCGCGGCCGCATCGATCTGCTCGTGGTCAACGCGCCCTACGTGCCCACCGACGCGATCGCGATGATGCCGCCCGAAGCCCGCGACCACGAACCCCGCGTCGCACTCGACGGCGGCGACGACGGCGTCGACGTCCACCGCCGCGTCACCGCCTCCGCCGCGGCCTGGCTCGCGCCCGGCGGCCACCTCCTCATCGAAACCGGCGAAGCACAGGCGTCCGTCACCGCCGCCGCCTTCACCGCCGGGGGACTGGTCCCACGCGTCGCCCACAACGAAGACGTCGGCGGCACCGTGGTTGTCGGTGCCCTCCGCTAGCCTCCGGCGACATGACCGAACCGTCCTACCTCACCGACACCCGCCACGGCTACAACGCCATGGCCCTTGACTACGCCGCACACTTCGACGGCGTGCACGACAAGCAGTTCCTCGGCCGCGCGATGCTCACCGCGTTCGCCGAACTCACCCGCGACGGCGGTCCGGTCCTCGACGTCGGCAGCGGCCCCGGCTGGGTCACCTGGTACCTGGATTCCTCGGGTGTCAAGGTATCCGGCGTCGACCTGTCCTCCTCGATGGTCGCGCTCGCCCGCGAAACCTATCCCGGGCTCAGCTTCGAGGAAGGCTCCATGCTCGCACTCGACCGGCCCGACGCCTCGCTCGCCGGACTGGTCGCCTGGTACTCGATCATCCACATCGGACCCGAGGACCTGCCCGCCGTCTTCGCCGAGTTCCGGCGGGTCCTCGCGCCCGGTGGGCACCTGCTGCTCGGTTTCCAGGTCGGCGACCACGTCCTGCACTTCGACGAAGGCTTCGGCCACACCCTGTCGCTCGACTTCCGCCGCCTGCAGCCGGAGCGCGTCGCCACCCAACTGGAGGAGGCCGGGTTCGCCGTACAAGCCCGGATGGTTCGCGCACCCGACGGCGAAGAGAAGGACCCGCAGGCCTACCTGCTCGCCTCGACCAGCCAGGCCGCCGAGTCGTAACGGACGCCGGGCACCCGAGCTTTCCCGGAGCCGGGGGAGAAGGGGACACCTCGCTGTCCCCGTTCGCACGCCAGTTCGATCATGGGGAAGGACAGATCCACGCCGAGCGCTCGGCTGCCAGTCGCCAGCCGAGCGGTTTCTCTCGCCAGTTGTCCTGTCCCGCAGCCGACGTCGAGCACCACCGAAGTCGGCTCGATGGCCGCGGCAGCCAAGAACCCGGTGCGGTACGTGTCCCGTCTCAAGAAGGCTGACATAGCTCCAGTCCGTTGACCTGCGCAACTTGGCGGATCTCGTGACCTTCGTCGGCTGCGAAGGCGTCGAGCTCAACAGGTCTTTGCCACCATGGTGGGTCGCGAAGGTGTTCGCGTTCATCAAGGAACCACCGAACAAGGGGTTCGTAGTAGCGGTAGCGCGAGTAGCGATCCCAGGTGTACTGGGGCTCGACTGTTCGTCGAACTTCCTCGACGAAGGCGGGAGAGCCGTGCGGATTCTCGAGCGCCAGAGATTTCCAGTAGGGAACAGCCAGCAGCCTGGTCAGACCGATAGTTTGTGGGTATTTACTGATCAAGATGGTGGGGTCATCCAAGGAGACCTTCCACTCGAGCCCGTGGAAGCGGTGCATCCGCCGGTCGTACTCAGTTCGGTAGCCGCGTCGATCCACCCATTCGTCGACGATCTCTTGAGCGGCGGCAAAGGCAGGAACGACCCTGCTGCGCCCGAGCTTGCGGATGAGCCTTCGGTGGACCTTGTTGGCCTGGACGACCTTCGAGTGATCACTGAGGTCGACGTCGCGTTGCTGGCCAGGCCAGCGGTTGTGCCGATGGCAAAGGACATCTTCCATACGACGCCAAACCATGACCGGAGGCTCGATCCCCATCGCTCGCGTGCAGCTTCTGCACTTCGTTCCGGCGTGGATTCCTGGCCGAGGGCGTCCGATCATGGCGTAGCGCATCGCCCGCCCTGGGCGGCCGCTGAGCCCGAGGACGGCCGCTGGAGGAACCTCCATCCGTGATGTGGTCTCGGAGCACGTAGACGGGGTAACCGTTGGCGGTGGCCAGCCTCTGGAAGTAGGAGTCGATGGTCTCGTCGATGACGGGCGAATCCGGAGAGGAAGAGGCCTCATCGGCAGGCTCACCCCTTTGAAAGGACTCAGCAGCTCGCTGGCGATCACGCGAATCCTGCCCCGAATCCTTCGGATTCCGGGACGTGGTCGACCGGGATGCTGTCGAGCAACTTGCGGGTGATGGCCTCGTCACCCTCCAGGATGGCCAGCTGGGCAGCACCTCGGATGAGGTGGGAGAGACTGCCGATCATTCCACCTGTCCGGCGATGCAAATACTTCGCGTTGCGGATGAGGGTTCCGGGTTGATGTCGGTGCAGCCGGAGAGCGTGTTCCAGGGTGGCGACCATGGAACGCCATTCGTCCTGGTAAGGAAAAGCTCCTGTCCTGATAAGCACGCACCGGCCGGCGATCTGCTTGCCTCGGACTCCGGTGAACAGCTTGTGTTCGACATCGATTCCGGCGTAGACGAACGTGGCGGGAAGGTGTTCGATGAAGTACTTCAGGTGATCGGACATGTCTTCCCCGGCTGCAGTGGCCAGGTTGAGGTTGTGGATCTCGTCGACCAGGACCAGGTCGACCTTGGCGGTGGTGAGGACACGGCAAACGGCATCGGCGATGTCGGTGGTGTTGAATCCCCGCTTGATCTCGGGAAGGCCGAGAAATCTGGCGAACTCCGCAGCCAGCTTGCGTGGTGATCCCTTCGGGGGTGTGGTCACATAAACAACGGGGATGCGTCCTTCGAAGCGGCCCGGGTAGCGTTCCCGCAGCATGAGTTCGTGGGTTCGGC
The genomic region above belongs to Amycolatopsis sp. YIM 10 and contains:
- a CDS encoding alpha/beta fold hydrolase; the encoded protein is MAETLQVPGATLHYNVRGSGPALLCIPGGPADGNAFTRFATELAPNHTVITYDPRGLSSSAIEGTPREDLIGQLADDAHRLINAVTSEPAHVFASSGGSMVAMELLQRHPGQIRGLIMHEPPMTSLLPDQEAEARRTAAMDEAYRTGGAFAAIAVFLEGTGLGDPAGQPEEPSPEMREHMAAMKPNLDFFFQHLMHATGDYRPDYDRLRELTDRITIAVGEDSGDQLAHRAAVALADRLGLTPVPYPGHHGGFDEHPAAAAELTRKILSQS
- a CDS encoding YafY family protein; this translates as MRADRLVATLLLMQSRGRVTAGELAAELEVSVATARRDLEALSAAGVPVYPQPGRGGGWSLVGGARTDLSGLTSAEARALFLLAGPGAAVSAEVRSALRKLVRALPDTFRAEAEVAASAVVVDSSRWGEADRERPELVDVLQEATVRRRKVRLVYQGRGRERSERLVEPWGLVDKDDLWYLIAGTEAGQRTFRLDRVVEAVVTEEAAARPADFELAEAWRRVVDEVERKRALVSATVLVDARFVFVLRSHFGRHCQVEGEAEDGRLRVRLAAPAPVMIAQQLAGWGGQLEVVESEPVRAELARIGAELSSRYGPPVSSG
- a CDS encoding VOC family protein, giving the protein MLRGLTTTTFYAEDMDAAKAWYTELLGIEPYFDRMPGYLEFRVGDYQHELGILNAAYAPPGARQSQPGGAIIHWHVDDIQAAFDRLLALGAKEFDPITERGPGFVTAAVTDPFGNVLGIMFNQHYLDILGEK
- a CDS encoding YdeI family protein: MTTVHATSPTQWRAWLADHCDTATEARLVLQRGTTTLTHEQAVEEALCFGWIDSKSVKRDDHSRYQRFSPRNPKSAWSRINRERAERLIEQGRMTHHGQALIDLAKRTGTWTLLADADNGIIPGDLRARFDHHPRAFANYQAFPPSSQRRILAWILTAKRPETRQQRIDRTVELAAANIRANHP
- a CDS encoding putative protein N(5)-glutamine methyltransferase, giving the protein MHTVITELRQAGCVFAEDEARLLTEAARTPAELDDLVARRVAGLPLEHLLGWAEFHGHRITVDPGIFVPRRRTEFLVDQAAAIGGRVVLDLCCGTGAVGVALAAELGETELYAADLDPAAVRCARRNVEPAGGEVFEGDLFTPLPAHLRGRIDLLVVNAPYVPTDAIAMMPPEARDHEPRVALDGGDDGVDVHRRVTASAAAWLAPGGHLLIETGEAQASVTAAAFTAGGLVPRVAHNEDVGGTVVVGALR
- a CDS encoding class I SAM-dependent methyltransferase translates to MTEPSYLTDTRHGYNAMALDYAAHFDGVHDKQFLGRAMLTAFAELTRDGGPVLDVGSGPGWVTWYLDSSGVKVSGVDLSSSMVALARETYPGLSFEEGSMLALDRPDASLAGLVAWYSIIHIGPEDLPAVFAEFRRVLAPGGHLLLGFQVGDHVLHFDEGFGHTLSLDFRRLQPERVATQLEEAGFAVQARMVRAPDGEEKDPQAYLLASTSQAAES
- a CDS encoding class I SAM-dependent methyltransferase, with product MRRDTYRTGFLAAAAIEPTSVVLDVGCGTGQLARETARLATGSRALGVDLSFPMIELACERGQRGVPFSPGSGKARVPGVRYDSAAWLVEASR
- a CDS encoding ATP-binding protein: MSARQPLDLDALAPDLDSDRRDPTLTLDGWRKFVDSPAATFELLAEPEWQGLCGSDRYAYDEVRISYHSEMVIVATSAVRQVARQGQMLTMLNRREIGARRGLIVSGAQTTGKSTALKQLGRTHELMLRERYPGRFEGRIPVVYVTTPPKGSPRKLAAEFARFLGLPEIKRGFNTTDIADAVCRVLTTAKVDLVLVDEIHNLNLATAAGEDMSDHLKYFIEHLPATFVYAGIDVEHKLFTGVRGKQIAGRCVLIRTGAFPYQDEWRSMVATLEHALRLHRHQPGTLIRNAKYLHRRTGGMIGSLSHLIRGAAQLAILEGDEAITRKLLDSIPVDHVPESEGFGAGFA